A window of Aeromicrobium sp. A1-2 contains these coding sequences:
- a CDS encoding Mov34/MPN/PAD-1 family protein, which produces MLTIDRATHDAIIAHARRDHPDEACGVVAGPIDSDVPARFIPMLNAAMSPTFYEFDSGDLLRLYRDMDDRDEEPVVIYHSHTATEAYPSRTDINLAGEPGAHYVLVSTRDGADQGGPVDFRSYRIVDGEVAEEEVRVVEAYTEASANQQKAEH; this is translated from the coding sequence GTGCTGACCATCGACCGAGCCACGCACGACGCGATCATCGCGCACGCGCGCCGAGACCACCCGGACGAAGCCTGTGGCGTCGTCGCCGGGCCCATCGACTCCGACGTTCCGGCCCGGTTCATCCCGATGCTGAACGCCGCGATGTCGCCGACGTTCTACGAGTTCGACTCCGGCGACCTGCTCAGGCTGTACCGCGACATGGACGATCGCGACGAGGAGCCCGTCGTGATCTATCACTCGCACACCGCGACCGAGGCCTATCCGTCCCGTACGGACATCAACCTGGCCGGTGAGCCCGGCGCGCACTACGTGCTGGTCTCGACCCGCGACGGTGCCGATCAGGGGGGTCCGGTGGACTTTCGCTCGTACCGGATCGTCGACGGTGAGGTCGCTGAGGAAGAAGTTCGGGTCGTCGAGGCTTATACAGAGGCAAGCGCCAACCAACAGAAGGCAGAACACTGA
- a CDS encoding ribose-phosphate pyrophosphokinase yields MSQIVVFSGSAHRPLAEKICSELGQPISASDTIRFSNDCLQVQLLANCRKKDVYIIQPLVPPTQDHLMELLLMIDAARGASAASVTAVIPHYAYARSDKKDASRISIGGRLVADMLTTAGADRVVTMTLHAPQVHGFFSVPVDHLTAIGELADYYRGRDLSNTVVVSPDLGNAKTASLFARLLGVPVAAGSKQRQADDKVVIDAIVGDVAGKTAIVLDDEIATGGSIIELMNKLAEEGCTEASVACTHGLFTGKAVERLRNHPSITEVVTTDTVPPPADWPELQIRSVAGLFAEAIARIHAGESVSSLFDGVDPAHAPPQPKLPL; encoded by the coding sequence GTGAGTCAGATCGTGGTCTTCTCCGGCAGCGCCCACCGACCCCTCGCCGAGAAGATCTGTTCCGAGCTCGGCCAGCCGATATCGGCGTCCGACACCATCAGGTTCAGCAACGACTGCCTGCAGGTGCAGCTCCTGGCCAACTGCCGCAAGAAGGATGTCTACATCATCCAGCCGCTGGTCCCGCCGACGCAGGACCACCTGATGGAGCTCCTGCTGATGATCGACGCAGCGCGGGGCGCCAGCGCCGCATCGGTGACCGCCGTGATCCCGCACTACGCGTACGCACGCTCGGACAAGAAGGATGCCTCGCGCATCTCGATCGGCGGCCGGCTCGTCGCCGACATGCTGACCACGGCCGGCGCCGACCGGGTGGTCACGATGACGTTGCACGCCCCTCAGGTGCACGGCTTCTTCAGCGTCCCGGTCGACCACCTGACTGCGATCGGCGAGCTGGCCGACTACTACCGCGGGCGCGACCTCAGCAACACCGTCGTGGTCTCGCCCGACCTCGGCAACGCCAAGACCGCGTCCCTGTTCGCCCGGCTGCTCGGTGTGCCGGTCGCGGCCGGCAGCAAGCAGCGGCAGGCCGACGACAAGGTCGTCATCGACGCGATCGTCGGTGACGTGGCCGGCAAGACCGCGATCGTGCTCGACGACGAGATCGCCACCGGCGGCTCGATCATCGAACTCATGAACAAGCTCGCCGAGGAAGGCTGCACCGAGGCCTCGGTCGCCTGCACCCACGGGCTGTTCACCGGCAAGGCGGTCGAGCGCCTGCGCAACCACCCCTCGATCACCGAGGTCGTGACGACCGACACCGTGCCGCCCCCGGCGGACTGGCCCGAGCTGCAGATCCGCTCGGTCGCGGGATTGTTCGCCGAGGCGATCGCCCGCATCCATGCGGGGGAGTCGGTCTCGTCGCTGTTCGACGGGGTCGACCCCGCGCACGCGCCGCCGCAGCCCAAGCTGCCCCTGTAG
- the rdgB gene encoding RdgB/HAM1 family non-canonical purine NTP pyrophosphatase has product MPERIVLASNNAKKLAELRRILEPLVPGIEVLGLADVAAYDEPSETEPTFEGNALIKARACLAATGLPSLADDSGLCVDALNGMPGVLSARWSGVAKDAGGDAANNALLLSQLSDVPDERRTAQFRCAVALCTPDGVEVVELGEMPGRILGSEHGDGGFGYDPLFAADGYDVSTAELSKQDKDRISHRGKALTAIAPAVVSGLEGTPGPR; this is encoded by the coding sequence GTGCCTGAGCGCATCGTCCTGGCGTCCAACAACGCCAAGAAGCTCGCCGAGCTGCGCCGCATCCTCGAACCCCTCGTGCCGGGCATCGAGGTGCTGGGCCTGGCCGACGTCGCGGCGTACGACGAGCCGTCCGAGACCGAGCCGACGTTCGAGGGCAACGCGCTGATCAAGGCGCGAGCCTGTCTGGCGGCGACCGGGCTGCCGTCGCTGGCCGACGACTCCGGTCTGTGCGTCGACGCGCTCAACGGCATGCCCGGCGTGCTGTCGGCACGCTGGTCGGGTGTCGCCAAGGATGCCGGCGGAGATGCGGCCAACAACGCGCTGCTGCTCAGCCAGCTGTCGGACGTGCCGGACGAGCGCCGCACCGCGCAGTTCCGCTGCGCCGTCGCGCTCTGCACGCCTGACGGCGTCGAGGTCGTCGAGCTGGGCGAGATGCCCGGACGCATCCTGGGGTCCGAGCACGGCGACGGTGGGTTCGGCTACGACCCGTTGTTCGCCGCCGACGGCTACGACGTGTCGACCGCCGAGCTGTCCAAGCAGGACAAGGACCGCATCAGCCACCGCGGCAAGGCGCTCACCGCGATCGCCCCCGCAGTGGTCAGCGGGTTGGAGGGGACTCCAGGGCCTCGATGA
- a CDS encoding leucine zipper domain-containing protein: MSKARLIITAVVLEGRTQADVAATYGVSKGWVSKLVARYRTEDEAAFEPHSRRPKTTPNATPAETVELIWTLRRKLVDAGLDAGPDTIGWHLAQDHDVTVSRATIARQLAKGGLVVPSRRSDQSPPTSVSRPRCQTRPGSPISPTTR, from the coding sequence ATGTCGAAAGCCCGCCTGATCATCACCGCCGTCGTCCTCGAGGGCCGCACCCAAGCCGACGTCGCCGCGACCTACGGGGTGTCGAAAGGGTGGGTCTCCAAGCTCGTGGCCCGCTACCGCACTGAAGACGAGGCGGCCTTTGAGCCACACTCTCGACGGCCCAAAACAACACCGAACGCGACACCGGCCGAGACGGTCGAGCTGATCTGGACGCTCCGCCGCAAGCTGGTCGACGCCGGTCTGGACGCCGGCCCAGACACGATCGGCTGGCACCTGGCACAAGATCACGATGTGACGGTCTCTAGGGCCACGATCGCCCGACAGCTGGCCAAGGGCGGACTGGTTGTCCCGAGCCGAAGAAGCGACCAAAGTCCTCCTACATCCGTTTCCAGGCCCAGATGCCAAACGAGACCTGGCAGTCCGATTTCACCCACTACCCGCTGA
- a CDS encoding benzoate/H(+) symporter BenE family transporter: protein MIARDLQQPVSAGIISAIVGYTSSFAVVLTGLAAVGATREQAASGLLAMCLVQAIGIIWLSRRHRIPIILVWSTPGAALLAGLSTVDGGWSAAVGAFMLAGVAYVLTGLWPALGRLVARIPTPVAQAMLAGVVVELCLAPVQSLVDNPGAIVPIVLVWLVGVRLAPRWAVPAAFVAAGVVIGIDMIHRSESIAGSSLLPHLTLTSPSWTWAAVVSIAVPLYIVTMASQNVPGVAIMKSLGYDVPWRDTIVTAGVATVAGATAGTHSINLAAISAALAAGPDAGPDRSRRWIAAQSAGGTYLLLAAASTALAALVAVAPVGVIATVAGLALLGTLADSLQGSMSQPRDREAAIVTFVVAASGITAFGIGSAAWAIVAGLVVHAVLRRSPRQNA from the coding sequence ATGATCGCCCGCGACCTGCAGCAGCCCGTCAGCGCAGGCATCATCTCGGCGATCGTCGGCTACACGAGCTCGTTCGCCGTCGTGCTGACAGGGCTCGCGGCCGTCGGCGCGACCCGGGAGCAGGCCGCATCGGGACTGCTGGCGATGTGCCTGGTGCAGGCGATCGGCATCATCTGGCTGAGCCGCCGCCACAGGATCCCGATCATCCTGGTGTGGTCGACCCCCGGCGCCGCGCTGCTGGCCGGCCTGAGCACGGTCGACGGCGGGTGGTCGGCGGCGGTCGGCGCATTCATGCTGGCCGGCGTGGCGTATGTCCTGACTGGCCTGTGGCCCGCGCTCGGCCGGCTCGTCGCGCGCATCCCGACGCCCGTCGCGCAGGCGATGCTCGCCGGCGTCGTCGTGGAGCTGTGCCTCGCCCCCGTCCAGAGCCTGGTGGACAACCCCGGCGCCATCGTGCCGATCGTCCTGGTGTGGCTCGTCGGCGTGCGCCTCGCGCCTCGTTGGGCGGTCCCGGCCGCCTTCGTGGCCGCCGGAGTCGTCATCGGGATCGACATGATCCACCGCAGTGAGAGCATCGCGGGCTCGTCCCTGCTCCCCCACCTCACGCTGACCTCGCCGTCGTGGACCTGGGCTGCCGTGGTCAGCATCGCCGTGCCGCTCTACATCGTGACGATGGCATCGCAGAACGTCCCGGGCGTCGCGATCATGAAGTCGCTGGGCTACGACGTCCCGTGGCGCGACACGATCGTCACCGCGGGTGTCGCGACGGTGGCCGGAGCGACCGCCGGCACCCACTCGATCAACCTCGCGGCGATCAGCGCCGCCCTCGCCGCCGGGCCGGACGCCGGGCCCGACCGGAGCCGACGCTGGATCGCGGCCCAGTCGGCCGGCGGGACGTACCTCCTGCTCGCCGCGGCCTCGACGGCCCTCGCCGCGCTCGTCGCGGTCGCACCGGTCGGCGTCATCGCGACCGTCGCGGGGCTGGCCCTGCTCGGCACGCTCGCTGATTCGCTCCAGGGGTCGATGTCGCAACCCCGCGATCGTGAGGCCGCGATCGTGACGTTCGTGGTCGCCGCCTCGGGCATCACTGCGTTCGGGATCGGCTCCGCGGCGTGGGCCATCGTGGCCGGACTCGTGGTCCATGCGGTGCTCCGCCGGTCACCACGGCAGAATGCCTGA
- the rph gene encoding ribonuclease PH, producing MTREDGRSADQLRPVTITRNWLDHAQGSCLIEFGKTKVLCAASASEGVPRWRKGSGLGWVTAEYAMLPQATHDRSARESVKGRIGGRTHEISRLVGRSLRMAIDYKALGENTITIDCDVLQADGGTRTAAITGAYIALADAVEHLRSKGALAGEPLVESVAAISVGIIDGVPLLDLPYVEDVRAETDMNVVMTGSGKFVEVQGTAEGAPFDKAELDALLELAAKGCVDLTRMQNEALGRA from the coding sequence ATGACTCGCGAAGATGGCCGTAGTGCCGATCAGCTCCGACCCGTCACCATCACCCGCAACTGGCTGGACCACGCTCAGGGCTCGTGCCTGATCGAGTTCGGCAAGACCAAGGTGCTGTGCGCGGCGAGCGCCAGCGAGGGCGTCCCGCGCTGGCGCAAGGGATCAGGTCTGGGTTGGGTCACCGCGGAGTACGCGATGCTGCCCCAGGCGACTCACGACCGGTCCGCCCGCGAGTCGGTCAAGGGCCGCATCGGCGGTCGCACGCATGAGATCTCCCGCCTGGTCGGCCGGTCGCTGCGCATGGCGATCGACTACAAGGCGCTCGGCGAGAACACCATCACGATCGACTGCGACGTCCTGCAGGCCGACGGCGGCACCCGCACGGCAGCCATCACCGGCGCGTACATCGCGCTGGCCGACGCCGTGGAGCACCTGCGGTCCAAGGGTGCGCTGGCCGGTGAGCCGCTCGTCGAGTCGGTCGCCGCGATCAGCGTCGGCATCATCGACGGTGTCCCGCTGCTGGACCTCCCGTACGTCGAGGACGTGCGCGCCGAGACCGACATGAACGTCGTGATGACCGGCTCGGGCAAGTTCGTCGAGGTGCAGGGCACCGCGGAGGGCGCTCCCTTCGACAAGGCCGAGCTGGACGCGCTGCTCGAGCTGGCCGCCAAGGGCTGCGTCGACCTGACCCGCATGCAGAACGAGGCCCTGGGTCGTGCCTGA
- a CDS encoding PLP-dependent cysteine synthase family protein, with amino-acid sequence MRFDSLIDSVGGTPLVGLPSLSPSPDVRLWAKLEDHNPTGSIKDRAALSMILRAEKEGLLHPGATILEPTSGNTGISLAMVASQRGYRLVCVMPENTSIERTQLLTMWGATVIPSPAAGGSNEAVRVAKGIAAENPDWVMLYQYGNQANADAHYEGTAPEVLADLPEITHFVAGLGTTGTLMGVGRYFREHKPQVRIVAAEPRYGELVYGLRNLDEGFVPELYDASMIDSRFSVGPRDAVRRVRELIASEGIFAGISTGAILHAALAQAAKCVKAGESADIVFVVCDGGWKYLSTGAYEGTLDEAEDKLDGQLWA; translated from the coding sequence GTGCGCTTCGACTCCCTGATCGACTCGGTCGGCGGCACGCCCCTGGTGGGTCTGCCGAGCCTGTCGCCGTCCCCAGACGTACGCCTGTGGGCCAAGCTCGAGGACCACAACCCGACGGGGTCCATCAAGGACCGCGCCGCGCTGAGCATGATCCTGCGCGCGGAGAAGGAAGGCCTGCTGCACCCCGGCGCCACGATCCTGGAGCCCACCAGCGGCAACACTGGGATCTCGTTGGCCATGGTTGCGAGCCAACGGGGCTATCGGCTGGTCTGCGTCATGCCCGAGAACACCTCGATCGAGCGCACGCAGCTGCTGACGATGTGGGGGGCCACGGTCATTCCCTCGCCGGCCGCCGGCGGCTCCAACGAGGCCGTGCGGGTCGCCAAGGGGATCGCCGCCGAAAATCCCGACTGGGTCATGCTCTACCAGTACGGCAACCAGGCCAATGCTGACGCGCACTACGAGGGCACCGCACCGGAGGTCCTTGCCGACCTGCCCGAGATCACCCACTTCGTCGCCGGGCTGGGCACGACCGGCACCCTGATGGGCGTCGGTCGCTACTTCCGTGAGCACAAGCCGCAGGTGCGCATCGTCGCGGCCGAGCCCCGCTACGGCGAGCTCGTCTACGGCCTGCGCAACCTCGACGAGGGCTTCGTCCCCGAGCTCTACGACGCGTCGATGATCGACTCCCGCTTCTCGGTCGGCCCGCGTGATGCGGTCCGTCGGGTGCGCGAGCTGATCGCCTCCGAGGGCATCTTCGCCGGCATCTCGACCGGTGCGATCCTGCACGCGGCTCTCGCCCAGGCCGCCAAGTGCGTCAAGGCCGGCGAGTCGGCCGACATCGTGTTCGTGGTCTGCGACGGCGGTTGGAAGTATCTCTCGACCGGGGCCTACGAGGGCACTCTGGACGAGGCCGAGGACAAGCTCGACGGCCAGCTCTGGGCGTAG
- a CDS encoding integrase core domain-containing protein, giving the protein MKATFRKTAGQHGIPASTLTDNGMVYTVRLAGIGRQGGRNSFEQQLRDWDVVQKNGRPNHPTTQGKVERFQQTLKKWLRAQPVQPATIDELQAVLDVFVDEYNSRRPTDPCPTRQHRPPCSRPCRKLCPATAGTPTRMTVSVTTASTKQVP; this is encoded by the coding sequence GTGAAGGCCACCTTCCGCAAAACCGCAGGCCAGCACGGCATTCCCGCCTCAACGCTGACCGACAACGGCATGGTCTACACCGTCCGACTCGCTGGCATCGGCAGGCAAGGCGGACGCAACAGCTTCGAGCAACAACTCCGCGACTGGGACGTGGTCCAAAAGAACGGCCGCCCCAACCACCCCACGACCCAGGGCAAGGTCGAACGCTTCCAGCAGACGCTCAAGAAGTGGCTCCGCGCCCAACCGGTCCAACCCGCCACCATCGACGAACTCCAAGCTGTGCTCGACGTCTTCGTCGACGAATACAACAGCCGCCGCCCCACCGATCCCTGCCCCACCAGGCAACACCGGCCGCCTTGTTCGAGACCATGCCGAAAGCTCTGCCCGGCAACAGCCGGGACGCCGACACGCATGACCGTGTCCGTCACGACCGCATCGACAAAACAGGTGCCGTGA
- the murI gene encoding glutamate racemase produces the protein MTSAPIGIFDSGFGGLTVARAVLDQLPHEPVLYLGDTARQPYGPKPISEVREYALECLDHLVAQGVKVLVIACNSASAAVLRDARERYDVPVVEVIVPPTRRAVSATRNGTVGVICTTATATSRAYDDAFAANPGITLHTQACPRFVDLVEAGITSGPELLDVARDYLQPLIDLDIDTLVLGCTHYPLLTGVLSYVMGDGVTLVSSAEETAKDVYALLVREGLERDASLPAPTHGFLTTGRPDEFTTLARRFLGPEVESVQQFSWVGVA, from the coding sequence GTGACCAGTGCTCCCATCGGCATCTTCGACTCCGGCTTCGGCGGCCTGACCGTCGCGCGCGCGGTTCTCGACCAGCTGCCGCACGAGCCCGTCCTGTATCTGGGCGACACGGCCCGCCAGCCGTACGGCCCCAAGCCCATCTCCGAGGTCCGCGAATACGCCCTGGAGTGCCTCGACCACCTGGTCGCGCAGGGCGTCAAGGTCCTGGTCATCGCCTGCAACTCCGCCAGCGCGGCAGTCCTGCGCGATGCCCGTGAACGCTACGACGTGCCGGTCGTTGAGGTCATCGTCCCCCCGACGCGCCGCGCGGTCAGCGCGACCCGCAACGGCACGGTGGGCGTGATCTGCACGACCGCGACCGCGACGTCCCGCGCATACGACGACGCCTTCGCCGCCAATCCCGGCATCACCCTGCACACGCAGGCCTGCCCGCGGTTCGTCGACCTGGTCGAGGCCGGCATCACGAGTGGGCCCGAGCTGCTCGACGTCGCCAGGGACTACCTCCAGCCGCTGATCGATCTCGACATCGACACGCTCGTGCTCGGGTGCACGCACTATCCGCTCCTGACCGGCGTGCTGTCGTACGTCATGGGAGACGGCGTCACGCTGGTCTCCAGTGCCGAGGAGACCGCCAAGGACGTCTACGCCCTGCTGGTGCGCGAGGGGCTCGAACGCGACGCGTCGCTGCCCGCCCCGACGCACGGCTTCCTGACCACGGGTCGACCCGACGAGTTCACGACGCTCGCCCGACGCTTCCTGGGCCCCGAGGTCGAGTCGGTCCAGCAGTTCTCCTGGGTGGGGGTCGCATGA
- a CDS encoding tRNA (cytidine(34)-2'-O)-methyltransferase — protein MFRILFHEPRIAGNTGAAIRLAAVTGAELHLVEPLGFDMEESKLRRAGLDYHDLAVVTVHADLDAAMGALLPANVYAFTASGAGLYTDVAYQPGDVLLFGAEPTGLPASVLDDPRVTARVRLPMLPGRRSMNLANTASVAVFEAWRQQGFTLPD, from the coding sequence GTGTTCCGCATCCTGTTCCACGAACCCCGAATCGCCGGCAACACCGGTGCGGCGATCCGTCTCGCCGCCGTGACCGGTGCCGAGCTGCACCTCGTCGAGCCGCTGGGCTTCGACATGGAGGAGTCCAAGCTGCGGCGGGCGGGGCTGGACTATCACGATCTTGCCGTCGTGACGGTGCACGCCGACCTGGACGCTGCGATGGGTGCCCTGCTGCCCGCCAACGTCTACGCCTTCACCGCCTCCGGCGCCGGGCTCTACACCGACGTGGCGTACCAGCCCGGCGACGTGCTGCTGTTCGGCGCCGAACCGACCGGGCTGCCCGCCTCGGTGCTGGACGACCCGCGGGTCACGGCACGCGTACGCCTGCCGATGCTGCCGGGGCGGCGCTCCATGAATCTCGCCAACACGGCCTCGGTCGCGGTGTTCGAGGCCTGGCGCCAGCAGGGGTTCACGCTCCCGGACTAG
- a CDS encoding SRPBCC family protein: MATPQRVHVTHTFTSDPATVFDKLSEHENLGPVFGAKIKRICDGDTSRNGPGSTRSLKIGPLPAFQETTTKAEPHSLIEYKISKGGPLRGHWGVQKLTPTANGGTLLDYTIGFDAPVPGMAAVVGKVLTSAIKKGLPKLTA, encoded by the coding sequence ATGGCCACCCCGCAGCGCGTCCACGTCACGCACACGTTCACGTCCGATCCCGCCACCGTCTTCGACAAGCTCTCCGAGCACGAGAACCTCGGACCGGTCTTCGGCGCCAAGATCAAGCGCATCTGCGACGGTGACACGTCCCGCAACGGACCCGGCTCGACCCGCAGCCTCAAGATCGGGCCGCTGCCGGCATTCCAGGAGACGACGACCAAGGCCGAGCCGCACTCGTTGATCGAGTACAAGATCAGCAAGGGCGGACCGCTGCGCGGCCACTGGGGAGTGCAAAAGCTGACCCCCACGGCCAACGGCGGAACGCTGCTGGACTACACGATCGGCTTCGACGCGCCGGTTCCCGGCATGGCTGCCGTAGTCGGCAAGGTCTTGACCTCGGCGATCAAGAAGGGTCTGCCCAAGCTCACCGCCTGA
- a CDS encoding MoaD family protein translates to MAIEVRIPTILRTYTDGERAVQGSGATVTELIDKLEADHPGIKERLLDNGEARRFVNIYVNDEDIRFTGGLETPIADGDTVVILPAVAGGAVDRL, encoded by the coding sequence ATGGCCATCGAGGTCCGCATCCCCACCATCCTGCGCACGTACACCGACGGCGAGCGCGCCGTGCAGGGCAGCGGCGCGACCGTGACCGAGCTGATCGACAAGCTTGAGGCCGATCATCCCGGCATCAAGGAGCGGCTGCTCGACAACGGTGAGGCGCGCCGCTTCGTCAACATCTATGTCAACGACGAGGACATCCGGTTTACCGGTGGTCTCGAGACCCCGATCGCCGACGGCGACACCGTGGTCATCCTGCCGGCCGTGGCCGGCGGCGCCGTCGACCGGCTCTAG
- a CDS encoding SGNH/GDSL hydrolase family protein encodes MSRFAMTTRWSLLLAILGAFLIAPFISWQGATGDAPLPATQLTPNGIVVVGDSITARYNDEPGDPQQGWWSITGNHFDAEVTTYAQSGSGYLRLGSACTGDRFIDRSQAYVGPAPSIFIVEGGRNDWSFCRDGRHVAAPDAQIDHAVGRYLDTLQTYLPASTRIVVLGPPWGPLDPANRLRVTSIIRSQARSHGLQFVSTYGTLTAEGVIDGVHPNRDGSLAIARRVIEALESPPTR; translated from the coding sequence GTGAGCAGGTTCGCGATGACGACACGGTGGTCGCTCCTGCTGGCGATCCTCGGCGCGTTCCTGATCGCTCCGTTCATCTCCTGGCAAGGCGCGACCGGCGACGCCCCGTTGCCGGCCACCCAGCTCACACCGAACGGCATCGTCGTGGTCGGGGACTCGATCACGGCGCGCTACAACGACGAGCCCGGCGACCCCCAGCAGGGCTGGTGGAGCATCACGGGCAACCACTTCGACGCCGAGGTCACGACGTACGCCCAGTCCGGATCGGGCTACCTGCGCTTGGGGTCGGCCTGCACGGGCGACCGGTTCATCGACCGCTCGCAGGCGTACGTCGGACCCGCCCCGTCGATCTTCATCGTGGAGGGCGGACGCAACGACTGGTCGTTCTGCCGCGACGGTCGCCACGTCGCGGCCCCCGATGCGCAGATCGATCATGCGGTCGGCCGCTATCTCGACACCCTGCAGACCTATCTGCCCGCCTCGACCCGCATCGTCGTGCTCGGCCCGCCGTGGGGGCCCCTCGACCCGGCCAACCGGCTGCGGGTGACCTCGATCATCCGGTCCCAGGCCAGGAGCCACGGGCTGCAGTTCGTCAGCACCTACGGGACGTTGACCGCCGAGGGCGTGATCGACGGCGTCCACCCCAACCGGGACGGCAGCCTGGCCATCGCCCGCCGAGTCATCGAGGCCCTGGAGTCCCCTCCAACCCGCTGA
- a CDS encoding MBL fold metallo-hydrolase translates to MKLTVIGCAGSFPGPDSPASCYLVEAPFEGRTYRLLLDLGSGALGNLQRFCDLRDIDAVALSHLHADHCFDMSGLYVFSKYHPQGALAQIPVHAPVGAADFLACAYGTHEPAGMTEQFDFQGWQDGATVRLGPFTVTSVLVEHPVPAYALRVATASHSLTYSGDTGPTEALVELAAGSDLFLCEASFVESATNPPNLHLTGAEAGDYATRAGVGRLLVTHIPGWTDRAEVESDVTGRWTGPYDLVNAGSSYDLG, encoded by the coding sequence ATGAAGCTCACCGTGATCGGCTGCGCCGGATCGTTCCCCGGACCGGACTCGCCGGCCAGCTGCTATCTCGTCGAGGCGCCCTTCGAGGGCCGGACGTACCGCCTGCTGCTCGACCTGGGCTCGGGCGCGCTCGGCAACCTGCAGCGCTTCTGCGACCTGCGGGACATCGACGCCGTCGCGCTGTCGCACCTGCACGCCGATCACTGCTTCGACATGTCCGGGCTCTACGTCTTCAGCAAGTACCACCCCCAGGGCGCACTGGCGCAGATCCCGGTGCACGCCCCGGTCGGCGCGGCCGACTTCCTGGCCTGCGCCTATGGCACCCATGAGCCGGCCGGCATGACCGAGCAGTTCGACTTCCAGGGCTGGCAGGACGGCGCGACGGTCCGACTCGGCCCGTTCACGGTGACCTCCGTGCTGGTCGAGCACCCGGTCCCGGCGTACGCGCTGCGGGTAGCCACCGCGAGCCACTCGTTGACGTACTCCGGCGACACCGGGCCGACCGAGGCCCTCGTCGAGCTGGCCGCCGGATCGGACCTGTTCCTGTGTGAGGCGTCGTTCGTCGAGTCCGCGACCAATCCGCCCAACCTGCACCTGACGGGCGCGGAGGCGGGCGACTACGCCACCCGGGCGGGGGTCGGGCGCCTGCTCGTCACGCACATTCCGGGCTGGACCGACCGCGCCGAGGTGGAGTCCGACGTCACGGGCAGGTGGACCGGCCCATATGACCTGGTGAACGCCGGGTCTTCGTACGACCTCGGCTGA
- a CDS encoding type IV toxin-antitoxin system AbiEi family antitoxin, whose amino-acid sequence MVEQGAVTRLAYGYFIVTPDDQGDGWKPTIETAAAGIAAAIFGQRNMVLMGVTAARVHLAIPRAIGVAVIAAPRQHRPVKLEDGGKVRFVARDVDGLDARLETLETGQALVTTPEQTLLDLAKRPDLGDLATEAHAAVRNLAGRADWEKLTRLAHRQRARAALEQIEALR is encoded by the coding sequence ATGGTCGAGCAGGGTGCCGTCACCCGTCTCGCATACGGCTACTTCATCGTGACTCCTGACGATCAGGGTGACGGTTGGAAGCCCACGATCGAGACCGCAGCCGCCGGCATCGCCGCAGCCATCTTCGGCCAGCGCAACATGGTCCTCATGGGAGTCACCGCGGCGCGCGTTCATCTCGCCATTCCCCGTGCCATCGGTGTTGCCGTGATCGCTGCCCCGCGCCAGCACCGTCCCGTCAAGCTTGAAGACGGTGGGAAAGTTCGGTTCGTCGCGCGCGACGTCGACGGCCTTGACGCCCGCCTGGAAACCCTGGAAACGGGTCAGGCCCTAGTCACCACTCCTGAACAGACTCTTCTCGACCTGGCCAAGCGGCCAGACCTTGGAGACTTGGCTACCGAAGCGCATGCAGCCGTCCGCAACCTGGCGGGTCGAGCCGACTGGGAGAAGCTGACCCGGCTTGCCCACAGACAGCGCGCCAGGGCTGCCCTGGAACAGATCGAGGCACTGCGATGA